The Hymenobacter oligotrophus genome has a window encoding:
- a CDS encoding rhomboid family intramembrane serine protease, producing the protein MLNVTPMVRNLLLINVGLLLLEGMGALGVVPLLLALYPWTSDLFQPFQHLTYMFMHAGWVHLLSNMFGLFSFGPMLEMRWGPQRFLAFWLICGVGAGVLYSGIREYELAQMRDARNAFVESPSAVGFSDFYRDYYPQGQGYEMVARDIQLNPGNQNNIRGAIESVDTIYERALNGPMVGASGALFGILLAFAYLFPNTELMLLFFPFPIKAKYFVALYGLYELYAGVERNPGDNVAHFAHLGGMLFGFLLLKYWERHHSRFY; encoded by the coding sequence ATGCTCAATGTCACCCCCATGGTGCGCAACCTGCTCCTAATTAACGTAGGGCTGTTGCTACTCGAAGGCATGGGTGCGCTTGGGGTAGTGCCGCTTTTGTTGGCCCTTTACCCCTGGACTTCCGACCTGTTTCAGCCCTTCCAGCACCTCACGTACATGTTTATGCACGCGGGTTGGGTGCATTTGCTGTCCAACATGTTTGGCCTGTTTTCCTTCGGGCCGATGCTGGAAATGCGCTGGGGCCCGCAGCGGTTCCTGGCTTTCTGGCTGATTTGCGGGGTAGGAGCGGGGGTGCTTTATTCCGGTATTCGGGAATATGAGTTGGCGCAAATGCGCGACGCGCGCAACGCCTTTGTGGAGTCGCCGAGCGCCGTGGGCTTCAGCGACTTTTACCGCGACTACTACCCGCAGGGCCAAGGCTACGAGATGGTGGCCCGCGACATTCAGCTAAACCCCGGCAATCAAAATAATATCAGGGGCGCAATCGAGAGCGTCGATACGATTTACGAGCGCGCGCTTAATGGCCCGATGGTGGGCGCCTCCGGGGCCCTCTTCGGCATTCTGCTGGCTTTTGCCTATCTTTTCCCCAATACGGAGCTGATGCTCCTGTTTTTTCCGTTTCCCATCAAGGCCAAGTATTTCGTGGCGCTGTACGGGCTGTACGAGCTCTACGCCGGCGTGGAGCGCAACCCCGGCGACAACGTGGCCCACTTCGCCCACCTGGGCGGAATGTTGTTCGGTTTCCTGCTGTTGAAATACTGGGAACGGCACCACTCGCGCTTCTACTAA
- a CDS encoding glycoside hydrolase family 3 N-terminal domain-containing protein — protein MGKEFRIGLVLLLLAVTGLIVSSSAPHDKGAAPRSVAEQQWVDSVFSSLTPDQRLGQLFMVAAYSNKDRKHTTYTEFLVREYNIGGLMFLQGGPRRQAQLTNRYQAAARTPLLIAMDAEWGLNMRLDSSMHFAKQMTLGAMDDDRFVYQMGREIALKMRTLGVHVSFSPVVDVNSNPNNPVIGNRSFGENKEQVAKLGTAYIRGLQDHGVIAVAKHFPGHGDTDVDSHLALPVINTDMVRLSNVDLYPFQKSFEAGVMGVMVAHLYMPLFDTVRTQTTTLSRNLVTGLLKEKMGYKGLVFTDALNMKSVSDLYKPGELDALALLAGNDVLLFSEDVPMAIQKIRDLIAANKISQEEIDYRVRKVLRAKFWAGLNRPQTVDVPNLMNNLNRPLSRVVQQSIYEHATTVVKNEDDLLPFANLDSLRLASITIGAPNGNAFGKAMQRYMPCATYAIPNRYAPDSTFENLLPKLALYNTVVVSFHNMNNTPAHNYGLGDGALRFVKRLQENKNLKTVVVLMGNAYALKHVEEARTLVCGYEDNFTSQSVVPQILFGALPAKGSLPVTVSESLKANTGLPTADFRRLRYATPEAVGLDSRVLAQIDNIATEAIAYAATPGCQVLVAKDGAVVYDKSFGYCTYDKTQPVTNETLYDLASVSKVAGTLQTIMWLKDEGKLNLDSKVSDYLTDLKGTNKKDMTVRQVLLHQAGLKAGIPTWERTITRTGGLKPTFYASSRTDDFSREVIPGTYVARSAEDSVWTWIKRSSMLPKGKGGVYPTEYSDLSFIILKRLSEKVLNEPIEAFLQRNFYAPLGLNTMTYNPLQRFPKSCIAPTENDNYYRHAQLQGTVHDQAAALMGGVAGHAGLFSNANDLAILMQMNLQNGRYGGRRFFNTPVVAEFARSASAANRRGLGWDHGDPTKPEGPTSNLSPASTFGHTGFTGTCVWMDPENRILYIFLSNRVYPDAGNNKLRQYNIRTRIHDVIYKSILTDADKTKG, from the coding sequence ATGGGCAAGGAATTTCGGATCGGATTGGTACTGCTGCTGTTGGCCGTTACGGGTCTGATCGTGTCGTCCTCGGCCCCGCACGACAAGGGCGCAGCGCCCCGCTCCGTAGCCGAGCAGCAATGGGTCGATTCGGTCTTCTCGTCGCTCACCCCCGATCAGCGCCTAGGGCAGCTATTTATGGTAGCGGCCTACTCCAACAAGGACCGCAAACACACCACGTACACCGAGTTTTTGGTGCGCGAGTACAACATCGGCGGGCTTATGTTTTTGCAGGGCGGCCCGCGCCGGCAGGCCCAGCTCACCAACCGCTACCAAGCCGCAGCCCGTACGCCCCTGCTTATTGCCATGGACGCCGAATGGGGCCTGAACATGCGCCTCGATTCCTCGATGCACTTTGCCAAGCAAATGACGCTTGGCGCCATGGACGACGACCGGTTTGTGTACCAGATGGGCCGCGAAATTGCCCTCAAAATGCGCACCCTAGGTGTGCACGTGAGCTTTTCGCCGGTGGTCGATGTCAACTCCAACCCCAACAACCCGGTAATCGGCAACCGCTCGTTTGGCGAAAACAAAGAGCAGGTAGCCAAGCTGGGCACGGCCTACATCCGCGGTTTGCAAGACCACGGCGTAATTGCCGTAGCCAAGCACTTCCCCGGCCACGGCGACACCGACGTGGACTCGCACCTGGCCCTGCCGGTTATCAACACCGACATGGTGCGCCTCTCGAACGTCGACCTTTACCCCTTCCAGAAGTCGTTTGAGGCCGGTGTAATGGGCGTAATGGTGGCTCACCTTTATATGCCGCTGTTCGATACGGTACGCACCCAAACCACCACCCTTTCGCGCAATCTTGTAACGGGGCTGCTAAAGGAAAAAATGGGTTATAAAGGGTTGGTGTTCACCGACGCGCTGAACATGAAAAGCGTGTCGGACCTGTACAAACCCGGTGAGCTGGATGCCCTGGCCCTGCTGGCCGGCAACGATGTGCTGCTGTTTTCGGAAGATGTGCCCATGGCCATCCAGAAAATCAGAGACCTGATTGCGGCCAACAAAATCTCACAGGAGGAAATTGACTACCGCGTGCGCAAAGTGCTGCGCGCCAAGTTTTGGGCCGGCCTCAACCGCCCGCAAACGGTAGATGTGCCCAACCTGATGAACAACCTGAACCGTCCGCTGAGCCGGGTGGTGCAGCAAAGCATCTACGAGCACGCCACCACAGTCGTGAAAAACGAGGACGACTTGTTGCCGTTCGCCAACCTCGATTCGCTTCGGCTGGCGTCCATCACCATCGGCGCGCCCAACGGCAATGCGTTCGGCAAAGCCATGCAGCGCTACATGCCCTGCGCTACCTACGCCATTCCGAACCGCTACGCCCCCGACTCCACGTTTGAGAACCTGCTTCCGAAGCTGGCCCTCTACAACACGGTGGTGGTGAGCTTTCATAACATGAACAATACCCCGGCCCATAACTACGGCCTGGGCGACGGGGCTCTGCGGTTCGTGAAGAGGCTGCAGGAAAACAAGAACCTGAAAACCGTGGTGGTGCTGATGGGCAATGCTTATGCCCTGAAGCACGTTGAAGAAGCCCGTACCCTGGTATGCGGCTACGAAGACAATTTCACTTCGCAATCGGTGGTGCCGCAAATCCTGTTTGGGGCGTTGCCGGCCAAAGGCAGCCTGCCGGTTACCGTATCGGAAAGCCTGAAAGCCAACACGGGCCTGCCCACGGCCGATTTCCGCCGCTTGCGCTACGCCACGCCCGAAGCCGTAGGTCTCGACTCGCGCGTGCTGGCCCAAATCGACAACATTGCTACCGAGGCTATTGCGTACGCCGCTACTCCGGGCTGCCAGGTATTAGTGGCGAAAGACGGCGCCGTGGTATACGACAAGAGCTTTGGCTACTGCACTTACGACAAAACCCAGCCCGTAACCAACGAAACGCTTTACGATCTGGCTTCGGTGTCGAAGGTGGCGGGCACGCTGCAAACGATTATGTGGCTCAAGGACGAAGGCAAGCTAAACCTCGACAGCAAGGTTTCGGACTACCTTACCGACCTGAAAGGCACCAACAAAAAGGACATGACCGTGCGGCAGGTACTGCTGCACCAGGCTGGCCTGAAAGCGGGCATTCCTACTTGGGAACGTACCATTACGCGCACCGGCGGCCTCAAGCCTACCTTCTACGCCAGCTCCCGCACCGACGACTTTAGCCGCGAGGTAATTCCGGGCACTTATGTGGCTCGGTCGGCTGAAGACTCCGTCTGGACGTGGATCAAGCGCAGCTCGATGCTGCCTAAAGGCAAAGGCGGCGTATACCCCACCGAGTACTCCGACCTGAGCTTTATCATTCTGAAGCGCCTGTCGGAAAAGGTGCTGAACGAGCCCATCGAGGCTTTTCTGCAGCGCAACTTCTACGCGCCGCTGGGCCTGAACACTATGACCTACAATCCGCTGCAGCGGTTTCCGAAGTCGTGCATCGCGCCCACCGAAAACGACAACTACTACCGCCACGCCCAGCTGCAAGGCACCGTGCACGACCAGGCCGCCGCGCTCATGGGCGGCGTAGCCGGCCACGCGGGCCTGTTTTCGAACGCCAACGACCTGGCCATCCTGATGCAGATGAACTTGCAGAATGGCCGCTACGGCGGGCGCCGGTTCTTTAACACGCCGGTGGTGGCAGAGTTTGCCCGTTCGGCCAGCGCTGCCAACCGCCGCGGCCTGGGTTGGGACCACGGCGACCCTACCAAACCCGAAGGCCCCACCAGCAATCTGTCGCCGGCCAGCACTTTCGGCCACACCGGCTTCACGGGCACTTGCGTGTGGATGGACCCGGAAAACCGCATTCTGTACATTTTCCTGTCGAACCGGGTGTACCCCGATGCCGGCAACAACAAACTGCGCCAGTACAACATCCGCACGCGCATCCACGACGTCATTTACAAATCCATCCTGACCGACGCGGACAAAACCAAAGGGTAA
- the mutL gene encoding DNA mismatch repair endonuclease MutL has product MSDIIQLLPEYLANQIAAGEVVQRPASVVKELLENAVDAGATQIQLIVKEAGKQLVQVVDNGSGMSATDARMSLERHATSKIRTTEDLFRIRTLGFRGEALASIAAVAQVEIKSKLQVQDTGTQLLVEGSQVVSQQPTACPDGTSIAVKNLFFNVPARRNFLKSNAVEMRHILDEFQHVALSKSSISFSLYQNDLEVFNLPAGKLSQRVVALLGNSYKEQLALVEEVTPFISVKGYIGKPESAKKSRGDQFFFVNGRFIRSAYLNHAVLAAYEGLLPKETHPFYVLFLELDPKTIDINVHPTKTEIKFEDEKTVYAIVRAAVKQALGLHNMAPSLDFESNVNFAPLAGLRTGSISDFADADDAAHHRDLGHEGGALAAAMAAAAAPARPTREAARWTDEKPLTPRPTEQARKALEDFYKTLSQPGALDDIEAEAPDAKPEPLPAIPVLPPVPAVQAAPAAPASPELPLTHGPSTGAAEGGAAAPGAMPSRRVVQVQQYVLVPVKSGLMMIDHVAARERILYEQYQQQIAEESSASQTLLFPRTVAFSPGDFAVLREVTTELHDLGFRFSEFGPNTIVVEGLPSDVPSRANEKELLEGLLEQFRMPGVRARLDRREQLARSLARRVAASAATRLSEVEMTALIDKLFACQTPGYTPDGQRTLVMLELDQLQAFFRS; this is encoded by the coding sequence ATGTCCGATATCATTCAACTGCTGCCCGAGTACCTAGCCAACCAGATTGCCGCCGGCGAGGTGGTGCAGCGCCCGGCCTCGGTGGTGAAAGAGCTGCTGGAAAACGCCGTGGATGCCGGCGCCACCCAAATTCAGCTCATTGTAAAGGAGGCCGGCAAGCAGCTGGTGCAAGTGGTTGATAACGGCTCGGGTATGTCGGCGACGGATGCGCGCATGAGCCTGGAGCGGCACGCCACAAGTAAAATCCGCACCACTGAGGATCTGTTTCGGATTCGTACCCTAGGTTTCCGGGGCGAGGCCTTAGCCTCGATTGCGGCCGTGGCGCAGGTAGAAATCAAATCGAAGCTGCAGGTCCAGGATACCGGTACGCAGCTGCTGGTAGAAGGCTCGCAGGTGGTAAGCCAGCAGCCCACGGCCTGCCCCGATGGCACCAGCATCGCCGTGAAAAACCTGTTTTTTAACGTGCCGGCGCGTCGCAACTTTCTGAAGAGCAATGCGGTGGAAATGCGCCACATCCTCGACGAGTTTCAGCACGTGGCCTTGTCGAAGTCGAGCATCAGCTTTTCGCTGTACCAAAACGACCTGGAGGTGTTTAACCTGCCCGCCGGCAAGCTAAGCCAGCGCGTGGTGGCCTTGCTAGGCAATAGCTACAAAGAGCAGTTGGCTTTAGTTGAGGAGGTTACGCCGTTTATTTCGGTAAAAGGCTACATCGGCAAGCCCGAATCGGCCAAGAAAAGCCGCGGCGACCAGTTTTTCTTCGTAAACGGGCGCTTTATCCGTTCGGCCTACCTCAACCACGCCGTGTTGGCGGCTTACGAGGGCCTGCTGCCCAAAGAGACGCACCCGTTTTACGTGCTGTTTTTGGAGCTCGACCCCAAGACCATCGACATCAACGTGCACCCAACGAAAACGGAAATCAAGTTCGAGGACGAGAAAACCGTTTACGCCATTGTGCGCGCCGCCGTTAAGCAGGCCCTAGGTCTGCACAACATGGCACCGTCGTTGGACTTCGAAAGCAATGTGAACTTTGCTCCGCTGGCGGGCTTGCGCACGGGCTCGATTTCAGACTTTGCCGATGCCGACGATGCCGCGCACCACCGCGACCTAGGGCACGAAGGCGGGGCTTTGGCCGCCGCCATGGCCGCCGCTGCCGCACCGGCCCGGCCCACGCGCGAAGCCGCCCGCTGGACCGACGAAAAACCCCTGACGCCGCGCCCCACCGAACAAGCCCGTAAGGCCCTGGAAGACTTCTACAAAACCCTAAGCCAACCCGGCGCCCTCGACGACATTGAGGCCGAAGCGCCCGATGCCAAACCCGAGCCACTGCCCGCCATTCCGGTGCTGCCGCCGGTGCCCGCCGTGCAAGCGGCCCCCGCGGCACCGGCCTCGCCCGAGCTGCCGCTTACGCACGGCCCCAGCACCGGCGCAGCCGAGGGCGGCGCCGCGGCGCCGGGCGCCATGCCCAGCCGCCGGGTGGTGCAGGTGCAGCAGTACGTGCTGGTGCCTGTAAAATCGGGGCTGATGATGATTGACCACGTTGCGGCCCGCGAGCGAATTTTGTACGAGCAGTACCAGCAGCAGATTGCCGAGGAAAGCAGCGCCTCGCAAACGCTGCTCTTTCCGCGTACGGTGGCATTTTCGCCCGGCGACTTTGCCGTGCTGCGCGAGGTAACCACCGAGCTGCACGACCTAGGGTTTCGGTTTTCGGAGTTTGGGCCCAACACCATTGTGGTGGAAGGCCTGCCCTCCGACGTACCCAGCCGCGCCAACGAGAAAGAATTGCTCGAGGGCCTGCTCGAGCAATTTCGGATGCCGGGCGTGCGCGCCCGCCTCGACCGCCGCGAGCAATTGGCCCGCAGTCTGGCCCGCCGCGTGGCCGCTTCGGCCGCAACTCGCCTGAGCGAAGTGGAGATGACGGCCCTTATCGATAAGCTGTTTGCCTGCCAAACGCCCGGCTACACGCCCGATGGCCAGCGCACCCTCGTAATGCTGGAGCTCGATCAGCTGCAAGCATTTTTCCGGAGCTAA
- a CDS encoding DUF7935 family protein → MDTALIIDLLKITFPALIVAGTVYYLIQQYLEKDQQRRLIELRLENAKTVLPIRLQAYERITLLLERITPNNLLVRLSSAGQTATEYHRLLVQEIRAEYEHNLSQQLYMSPEAWTQVRQAKENVLTMINKAYQTLPNQQQARGTELAKRVLETLIADEIDPTTPALNAVKREAAGLF, encoded by the coding sequence ATGGATACTGCCCTGATCATCGACCTGCTCAAGATTACCTTCCCCGCGCTTATCGTGGCGGGTACCGTGTACTACCTCATCCAGCAATACCTCGAAAAAGACCAGCAGCGCCGCCTGATCGAGCTGCGTTTGGAGAATGCCAAAACGGTGCTGCCCATTCGGCTGCAGGCCTACGAGCGCATTACGTTGCTGCTCGAGCGCATCACGCCCAACAACCTGTTGGTGCGTCTGAGCTCGGCCGGCCAAACCGCCACCGAGTACCACCGCCTGTTGGTGCAGGAAATTCGGGCCGAGTACGAGCACAATTTGTCGCAGCAGCTCTACATGAGCCCCGAGGCCTGGACGCAGGTGCGCCAAGCCAAGGAAAACGTGCTCACGATGATTAACAAGGCCTACCAAACCTTGCCCAACCAGCAACAGGCCCGCGGCACCGAGTTGGCCAAGCGCGTGCTCGAAACGCTGATAGCCGACGAAATCGACCCAACGACACCCGCCCTTAACGCCGTTAAGCGCGAGGCCGCCGGCTTGTTCTAG
- a CDS encoding HesB/IscA family protein: MATATASTKIAPITLTSRALEEVKNILREKNVPAEYGLRVGVQGGGCSGLSYLLGFDKAKDQDETFDVDGVKLIMDKKHAMYVLGMEVDFQDGLNARGFTFSNPQAKSTCGCGSSFSA; the protein is encoded by the coding sequence ATGGCAACTGCCACGGCTTCCACCAAAATCGCTCCTATCACGCTCACGTCGCGCGCGCTAGAAGAGGTGAAAAACATTCTCCGCGAGAAGAACGTCCCGGCCGAGTACGGCTTGCGCGTAGGCGTGCAGGGCGGCGGCTGCTCGGGCCTGAGCTACTTGCTCGGCTTCGACAAAGCCAAGGACCAGGACGAAACTTTCGACGTGGACGGCGTAAAGCTGATCATGGACAAGAAGCACGCGATGTACGTGCTGGGCATGGAAGTCGACTTCCAGGACGGCCTGAACGCCCGCGGCTTCACGTTCAGCAACCCGCAAGCCAAGAGCACCTGCGGCTGCGGCTCGTCGTTCTCGGCGTAA
- a CDS encoding rhomboid family intramembrane serine protease, producing MSIFADIQQTFTRRDNALNQLLVINVLVFALLVVMRAVLHLSSVGDAYEVVLRQLAMPSDLPNLIRHPWTVLTYAFTHDGFFHILFNMLNLYWFGMLVREYLGDRRLVSLYILGALVGALFFVLSYNLVPVLRPGLGVPMLGASGAVTAVIVAAATLLPDYTFSLLLIGPVRIKYIAAAVVLISIAGINGTNPGGQIAHLGGAVLGFVYINQLQRGRDLGRPVIAVGEWINGLLHGRPRLRVTHRSPQANAAGSKRGGLAQPPQEEIDLILDKISRSGYESLSKDEKQKLFRASQK from the coding sequence ATGAGCATCTTCGCCGATATTCAGCAGACCTTCACCCGCCGCGACAACGCGCTGAATCAGCTGTTGGTCATCAACGTGCTGGTGTTTGCGTTGCTGGTGGTGATGCGCGCGGTGTTGCACCTGAGCAGCGTTGGCGACGCCTACGAAGTAGTGCTGCGCCAGCTGGCCATGCCCTCCGACCTGCCGAACCTGATTCGGCACCCCTGGACGGTACTCACCTATGCCTTTACCCACGACGGCTTTTTTCACATTCTGTTCAACATGCTAAACCTGTACTGGTTTGGCATGCTGGTGCGCGAGTACCTAGGCGACCGACGCCTGGTGAGCCTCTACATTCTGGGGGCCTTGGTAGGGGCGTTGTTTTTTGTGCTGAGCTACAATTTGGTGCCGGTGCTGCGGCCGGGTTTGGGCGTGCCCATGTTGGGTGCCTCGGGCGCCGTTACGGCTGTAATAGTAGCGGCGGCCACGCTCTTGCCCGATTACACTTTTAGTTTGCTGCTGATTGGCCCCGTGCGCATCAAGTACATTGCTGCGGCGGTGGTGCTGATTTCGATTGCCGGCATTAACGGTACCAACCCCGGCGGGCAAATTGCCCACCTAGGCGGCGCCGTGCTGGGCTTCGTGTACATCAACCAACTGCAGCGCGGCCGCGATTTGGGCCGGCCGGTTATTGCCGTAGGCGAATGGATTAACGGGTTGTTGCACGGGCGGCCGCGCTTGCGCGTAACGCACCGCAGCCCGCAAGCCAATGCGGCCGGTAGCAAGCGCGGCGGTTTGGCCCAACCGCCGCAAGAAGAAATCGACCTTATTCTGGACAAGATTTCGCGCTCCGGCTACGAAAGCCTTTCCAAGGACGAAAAGCAGAAGCTGTTTCGGGCCAGCCAGAAATAG
- a CDS encoding ChaN family lipoprotein — protein MRLLLTSLLMLVATALLAGHAPDKDDDRPAYRLFAADGKPVSFGKMAKELAGADVVLFGEQHNDPMAHWLELQVAKELAQRKAGQVVLGLEMFERDVQPLVEQYNVGELDDKAFEERSRPWPNYPTDYKPLLLLARQQKLRVVGTNVPRRFAQQVAKGSLTALDVLGADEKQWVAPLPIKVDYNLPGYQNMFKMFGGDAAHAAGVQNIVQAQALKDATMAHFIRQSRQPGQLLLHVNGSYHSDNHDGIVWYLRQAEPQLRILTISTVTQEQLGKLDKEHLKKADYVLVVPADMTKTY, from the coding sequence ATGCGCCTACTACTTACCTCGCTGCTTATGCTAGTAGCCACTGCTTTGTTGGCCGGCCATGCCCCGGACAAGGACGACGACCGGCCCGCGTACCGGCTCTTCGCCGCCGATGGCAAGCCGGTGTCTTTCGGCAAGATGGCCAAGGAGCTGGCCGGGGCCGATGTGGTGCTCTTCGGCGAACAGCACAACGACCCCATGGCCCATTGGCTGGAGCTGCAAGTAGCCAAAGAGCTGGCGCAGCGCAAGGCCGGGCAGGTGGTCCTAGGTCTGGAAATGTTCGAGCGCGACGTGCAGCCGCTGGTGGAGCAGTACAACGTGGGCGAGCTGGACGACAAAGCCTTTGAAGAGCGAAGCCGCCCCTGGCCCAATTACCCTACCGACTACAAACCCCTGCTGCTGCTGGCCCGGCAGCAGAAGCTGCGCGTGGTGGGCACCAACGTGCCCCGCCGCTTCGCCCAGCAGGTTGCCAAAGGCAGCCTCACGGCCCTTGATGTCCTAGGTGCCGACGAAAAGCAGTGGGTGGCGCCTCTGCCCATCAAAGTCGACTACAACCTGCCCGGCTATCAGAACATGTTTAAGATGTTCGGCGGCGATGCGGCCCACGCCGCAGGCGTGCAAAACATCGTGCAGGCGCAAGCCCTCAAAGACGCCACCATGGCGCATTTTATTCGCCAAAGCCGCCAGCCGGGCCAATTGCTGCTGCACGTAAACGGCTCGTACCACTCCGATAACCACGACGGCATTGTGTGGTACCTGCGCCAGGCCGAGCCGCAACTACGCATTCTTACCATCAGCACCGTAACGCAGGAGCAGCTGGGTAAGCTCGATAAAGAGCACCTGAAAAAAGCTGACTACGTGCTTGTGGTGCCGGCCGATATGACGAAGACGTATTAG
- the bshA gene encoding N-acetyl-alpha-D-glucosaminyl L-malate synthase BshA, which yields MNIGIVCYPTFGGSGVVATELGKALALKGHRVHFITYSQPVRLDFFNENLFYHEVFIPPYPLFQFPPYELALASKMVDIVQNEKLDVLHVHYAIPHASAAYMAKQILRTKGIQIPVITTLHGTDITLVGKDASYEPVVTFSINQSDAVTSVSADLKDETYRYFAIEKDIEVIPNFINLERFKKQRKEHFRAAIAPEGEKLLIHTSNFRSVKRVDDVVHIFAGVREQMPVKLLLVGDGPDRPRIEKLCRELGHCQDVRFLGKMEAVEEVLSISDLFLMPSEKESFGLAALEAMACEVPVISTNAGGIPELNVHGLTGMVSNIGDVADMVKNALYVLRDDNLPRFKAAARTHAEEFAVEKIVPRYEACYQRAIDAVLAGV from the coding sequence ATGAATATTGGCATTGTTTGTTACCCCACCTTCGGCGGCTCGGGCGTAGTGGCCACCGAATTGGGCAAAGCCCTGGCGCTGAAAGGCCACCGTGTGCATTTCATCACCTACAGCCAACCGGTACGACTCGATTTCTTCAACGAAAACCTGTTCTACCACGAGGTTTTTATTCCGCCTTACCCGCTGTTTCAGTTTCCGCCGTACGAACTGGCCTTGGCCAGCAAAATGGTCGACATCGTACAGAACGAGAAGCTCGATGTACTGCACGTGCATTATGCCATTCCGCACGCTTCGGCGGCGTACATGGCCAAGCAAATTTTGCGCACCAAGGGCATTCAGATTCCGGTGATTACCACGCTGCACGGAACCGACATTACCCTGGTGGGGAAAGATGCCTCCTATGAGCCGGTGGTCACGTTCAGCATCAACCAGTCCGACGCGGTTACTTCTGTTTCGGCCGATTTGAAGGACGAAACCTACCGCTATTTTGCCATTGAGAAGGACATCGAGGTTATTCCGAACTTCATCAACCTGGAGCGTTTTAAAAAGCAACGCAAGGAGCATTTTAGGGCTGCTATCGCGCCCGAGGGCGAAAAGTTACTGATCCATACTTCCAACTTCCGCTCGGTAAAACGCGTGGACGACGTGGTACACATATTTGCCGGCGTGCGCGAGCAAATGCCCGTGAAGCTGCTGCTCGTAGGCGACGGTCCCGACCGCCCTCGTATCGAGAAGTTGTGCCGCGAGTTGGGTCACTGCCAGGATGTGCGCTTCCTGGGCAAAATGGAGGCCGTGGAAGAAGTGCTGAGCATTTCTGACTTGTTCCTGATGCCCTCCGAGAAAGAAAGCTTCGGCTTAGCCGCACTTGAGGCTATGGCTTGCGAAGTGCCCGTCATCAGCACCAACGCCGGTGGCATTCCGGAGCTGAACGTGCACGGACTTACCGGCATGGTCAGCAACATCGGCGACGTGGCCGACATGGTGAAAAATGCCCTCTACGTGCTCCGCGACGACAATTTGCCGCGCTTTAAAGCCGCTGCCCGCACCCACGCCGAGGAATTTGCCGTGGAGAAGATTGTGCCGCGTTACGAAGCCTGCTACCAACGCGCCATCGATGCGGTGCTGGCCGGGGTGTAG